The nucleotide window ACCAGCGTTTCGACGTTGCCGTAGATCTTCTTTTCGGTCTCACCCGGAAAGCCGATGATGAAACCGGATATGGTGACCGCCCCATGCTCGTACCAGGCGGCAAACATGTCCCGTACATTGGCGGCACGGTTGTGCTTCTTGCCAGCGGCCTTGATGGTTTCCGGATCGATGGATTCCAGCCCGAGGAAGACGTCGGTCACACCGGCAGCCGTTGCCTTTTCGATGAAGCGGGGAATCTTGTAGGCGACCGTGTCGGCCTCAATGATCAGCTCGTAGCGCAGCCTGGTCTTCCGGCGCATCTCGATGAGCTTGTCAAAGACTTCTTCCCAGCGCTTGTTGCGGGCGATGTTGTCGTCGGACAGGAAGAAGGTCTTCACGCCCTGACTGGCATAGTCGCGCACATAGTCGGCGATGGCCTGCGGGTCGCGCATCTGCATTTCGACCCCTTGGGTGTTGGGAATGCAGCAGAAGGTGCAGCGGAAGGGACAGCCGCGGCTGGTTTCGATGGGGACGACACCGGTGAAGCTGCGCTTGATCGTCTCGATGTCATAGGCAGGCATCGGTACATTGCGCAGGTCCGGCAAGGCGCGCAGATAGTCATACTCCTGCTGAAGCGTGCCTGCTGCCAGATCCCGGATGAGCCCGTCGATGTGACCCTCGGCCTGACCCACGAACAGCGACACGCCCATATCCAGCGCGTCCTGAAGACCATATTCATTGTTCTTGAACAGCGCCTTGATGCCGTTGACATGGACCCCACCGATGACGACCGGAATGTCATGGGCGCGGAACATGCGCGCCAGATCAAGAGCACGGGGATAGAAAGCGCTCAATACGCCGGTCAGAAAGACCGCCCCCTTGCCAGCCTCTTTGATACGCGCAACGACCCCCTCGACCGGCACCGGGCCGAAAATCTCGTAATAGTCTTCGCAGGTGATCTTTTCGCCATCGTCAAGCACACCACGGGCGTTACAATCGAGCAGGAGAGCCTTGACTGCGGCCTGCGCCTGCGTCGCCATGACAGGGCGCTTCCATTGCTGAACATAACCATCACTATCATAGCGAGACGGCGTTATAAGGGCGATATGCAATGCCATTGTTCAGCTCCCCAGCATGAATAAATAAGTATTTATATTTCTTGTATTTAATCCTTACACATTGTTACTTACGCCAATTCTTCATGTATTCTGGGAAAAATCAAACGCTATCGGTGCAGCCTGTCATTAGGCATTGGACTGAGATAGGCGTGCGGCACCCTTGACGGCAGGCAGTTTGATGGTTACAGCGTTCGGGAAGGACAAGATGACCGGATGCTTACGGGCGCCTTAACAATTTGTAAGCCTTGGGACAATTGACAAATCTCAAGATGTCAGCGCAAAGTGTCGGATAAAGTTAGACCTATTAAAAGAGGACCCGGGCCTGACACCAGCCAACGAAAAAATGGCCCAGACCGGCCAGATTGCAGGCCAAAGACACAGACCGACCGGTTCGCTTACCTTGGACCAGAAACAAGCGGATATCAGTGATAATGCAGTATCTTGATTTTTTCGAAAGCGCCGTATCTTCCCTTAAGGAAGAGAAACGCTACCGTATCTTTGCCGACCTTGAACGGCAGGCAGGACGATTTCCGCACGCCATCTGGCGCGCCGACAATGGATTGGAACGTGAAATCCTCGTCTGGTGTTCCAATGACTATCTGGGCATGGGACAGCATCCCGATGTGATTGAAGCCATGAGCGAAACCGCCCACAAGATGGGAACCGGCGCGGGCGGTACGCGCAACATTTCGGGCACCAACCATCCGCTGGTCCAGCTTGAGGCCGAACTGGCCGACCTGCACAACAAGGAGGCTGCTCTGGTCTTTACCTCCGGGTTTGTGTCCAACGAAGCTGCCATTTCGACCATCGCCAAGCTGCTGCCGAACTGCCTTATCCTGTCAGACGAGCTCAATCACGCCTCGATGATTGCCGGGGTCAAGAATTCCGGTGTGCAGAAACAGGTCTTCCGCCACAATGACATGGCGCATCTGGAAGAATTGCTGGCCGCTGCGGGCAAGGAGCGCGCCAAGCTGATCGTCTTCGAATCCGTCTATTCCATGGATGGTGACGTTTCTCCGATCAAGGAAATCTGCGATCTGGCGGACGAATACAACGCCATGACCTACATTGACGAAGTGCATGCGGTTGGCATGTATGGTCCACACGGTGCCGGGATTGCCGAGCGCGAAGGCCTGATGGACCGCATCGACGTCATCGAGGGAACGCTGGCCAAGGCCTTTGGCACGCTGGGCGGCTACATCACTGCGCGGGCACCAATCGTCGATGCCGTGCGCTCCTACGCACCGGGCTTCATCTTCACCACCGCCATGCCGCCGGCCATCGCCGCTGCGGCCTGCTGTTCCGTACGCCACCTCAAGCAAAGCCAGAGCGAACGCGTCGGCCAGCAGCGTCAGTCCGAGCGCACCAAACAGGTTCTTTCCGATGCCGGGTTGCCGGTCATGCCTTCTGAGACCCATATCGTGCCGCTGTTTGTCGGAGACCCTGACCTTTGCAAGAAGGCGTCGGACATCCTGCTCGACACGCATGGCATCTATATCCAGCCGATCAACTATCCCACCGTGCCCCGCGGCACGGAGCGCCTGCGCATCACCCCGACCCCGTTCCATGACGACAAGCTGGTCGACGGTCTGTGCGAAGCGCTGAAGGATGTCTGGCAGCAGCTCAAGCTGCCGCTGATTGAGCCGGGCACGTTTCACGACCTGACCAAGCAGCCTGAACAACAGGTCTTTCAGGCCGTAGGCGGCTAAGTTTCATTTTAGCTTTTTCCAGCTAAAACTTAGAGCAAGCACCATTTGCCTTCGGGCATCTGGTGCTTTTTTTGTGATCGCGTCATCGTTGTGCCTTCTCGTCCAGCGCGTCAACCATTGGAGAAACGGGTGGTAACAAGACGGAAGGCCAGCGCGAGGAAGATGGTGCCCGCAATATAGTTGAGCGCGATCTGGGCACCCCGCGTCTTTCTCAGCCAGTCGCCGAGATATCCTGCACAGAGCGAGATGAGGGAAAACACCAGAAGCGTGACGATATCGAAGATGATGCCAAGCATGAACAGCTGGAGGGAGACGGCTCCTCTTGAGGGATCGGCAAACTGGGGCAGGAAGGCAAGGAAGAACACGGCGACCTTGGGATTGGTGACATTCATCAGGATACCGCGCATGTAAAGCCTGCGCATATTGAGGGTCGTCGGCTTGCCGGTTCCGCTGCCCAATTCGCTGGCGCCAGCCCTGAAGGCTTGAAACGCCAGATAGGCGAGATAGGAAGCACCTGCCAGCTTCAGGATGGTAAAGGCGATCTCCGAGGTGCGGAAGATGACCGACACACCGACTGCCACCAGCATCGTGTGCACCAGAATGCCCGTGCAAAGGCCAAGGGTCACGACCAGACCGACCTTGCGGCCGGACAGCGCCGACTGGGTGAGAATGAAGATATTGTCCGGCCCGGGCGCAAAGCCGAGCACGGCCGACGTCACAATAAACAGACCTAGGGTCTCAAACGAGAAAAGCATGGCGGGTCCTCAGGCATTCAGCCCTTGCTCATCCGCAGAGGAGACGCTGTCCTCCTCGAGACGGTCCTCCGATTGCATCTTCTCGCGGTATTTCTTCCAACTGATCCGCAGCCACCAGGCGGCAGCGGCAGCGACGGCAAATGCCGCCACAAAGCCCATGCCATCATTGGCAAGCTGGGCCAGATCAGCCAGACGGTCTGCAAAGTAATAGCCAACCAGTCCATAGGCCGCAACCCAGCAGGCAGCGCCAATCAGCGATGCCAGCGAGAAATGCAACCATTTCATGCGAGCAGCTCCGCATAGATAGTTCACCCATGGCCCGACAGGACTGGCCACCGTATGGGCGATCAGCACGGCCAGCACCCCACGCTTGTCCAGAAGGCGTTCGGCACGGTCGACCATCGGGGCAACGCGGGCCGATTTGCGAAAGCGATCCATGAGGCCAGGGCCCGCCAGATGAGCCACATGAAAGGCCATCTGATCGCCGAGCAGGAAGCCGACATAGGCTGCCGCCAGCGCCATGTAGAGATTGATGTCACCGGACGAGGCAAAAGACCCGGCGGCGATCATCAGCATGGAGCTGGGCAGCGGCACGGCCATGGCACCGAGCGCCAATGTCGCAAAGATGACCCACAACCCGTAGGTCGGGATAAGAGCGAGAATGATGTCGATCATGGCCCCTTCCTCTCCGGAGCGGGCTTTGGTGGCTCTGGTGCCTGTGGTGGCTCTGGTGAACGGGGCGGTTTTGGTGGCTTGGGCGGCTGTTGCCGGCTCTGTTCGATGAACTCGACCTTGGCCTTGCGTACCCGAGCCTCCAGCTCATTGAGCGAGATACCCATGCGGGCGGCGATTTCGCCGACATGCACCCGGCGGCCTTCCGTGTCGCCAATCCCCATGACACCAAAAATCACCTCGCGCGGCAACGCGTAGCTCATGCCGACATAGCGCGGCGTCATCCAAGGCTCGAGGGCTTGATTGCGATGGGCGGGATCGTGAAAATAGAGGAAGCGATCGACAAAGCGAACGCCAAAAAACACCAGCAGCACCAGCGCCAGAACAAAAACCGAAAGGGCAATCGGTTGTTCTTTCCAGAAATATCGCAAAGCCTTGAGCATTCCGCGTTCCTTTTCCCTCACCGAAGGAGATCATCCCTCCTTCAGTCCATCCCGACCTTTGCGGGCGCCTTTTGCGGACCGGATTCTGGCCTGTTCTTCCGGTTCAAGATCGGAATCATCCAGAATGCGATAGGCCGCGCCCTGCAGGTCTTCATATTGATTGGACTTCAAGGACCAGAGAAAGGCAATGAGACCAAGTGCACCAAGCCCCAGGGCAATGGGAATGAGAAAGAACAGAACGTTCATGTTGCTGTGGCTCCTGTGGTGCGTTACCCGGGCAATGCCATGCGATGCTCTATTGGTAGCAAGCAGGCAGGCTCAATGAAACGGGAAATTTGTAACCAATGTTATCTGTCTGTGTCGCCCGCTGACCGGTCGGCGAGGGCTTCGTCGAAGCCGCCATTGTCAGTGAACCATGGGTCGCTTCTGGCGCGGGCGCGCAGAGCATTGATGGTGACCACCAGCGAGGATCCAGACATGGCGAGCGCTGCAATCAGCGGCGTGACAAAGCCAGCGATGGCGAAAGGCACCGCCACGATATTGTAAAGGGTCGCCAGAAAAAGATTCTGTTCCATGATACGGCGGGCGCGCTTACTGATATCGAGAACCTGAAGCACGGGGGCAAGCTTTTCGCCAAGGAACAATGCGTCGGCGGCGGCCTGACTGACATGGGCTGCGGTGACCGGCGACAGGGACACATCGGCACTGGCAAGGGCCGGGGCGTCATTGAGACCGTCGCCGACCATCA belongs to uncultured Cohaesibacter sp. and includes:
- a CDS encoding radical SAM protein; the encoded protein is MALHIALITPSRYDSDGYVQQWKRPVMATQAQAAVKALLLDCNARGVLDDGEKITCEDYYEIFGPVPVEGVVARIKEAGKGAVFLTGVLSAFYPRALDLARMFRAHDIPVVIGGVHVNGIKALFKNNEYGLQDALDMGVSLFVGQAEGHIDGLIRDLAAGTLQQEYDYLRALPDLRNVPMPAYDIETIKRSFTGVVPIETSRGCPFRCTFCCIPNTQGVEMQMRDPQAIADYVRDYASQGVKTFFLSDDNIARNKRWEEVFDKLIEMRRKTRLRYELIIEADTVAYKIPRFIEKATAAGVTDVFLGLESIDPETIKAAGKKHNRAANVRDMFAAWYEHGAVTISGFIIGFPGETEKKIYGNVETLVSEYPGEIFTLSVLTPLPGSVDHKRLDELGTYMDPDLNNYDLGHFVFDHDTLDHSAVKRLRPSIVSRVYSLRRVWSIMLQGLRNPVKPVTNFSWTVGLTLGYRVGGTGVYEIGSGRYRNRHLRRPGLPKEPVLVFYPKYFIKEGWQAIHAGLYLATLRSMLFVARRKVASERATVGVERGTAGVPARKPAHKAG
- the hemA gene encoding 5-aminolevulinate synthase → MQYLDFFESAVSSLKEEKRYRIFADLERQAGRFPHAIWRADNGLEREILVWCSNDYLGMGQHPDVIEAMSETAHKMGTGAGGTRNISGTNHPLVQLEAELADLHNKEAALVFTSGFVSNEAAISTIAKLLPNCLILSDELNHASMIAGVKNSGVQKQVFRHNDMAHLEELLAAAGKERAKLIVFESVYSMDGDVSPIKEICDLADEYNAMTYIDEVHAVGMYGPHGAGIAEREGLMDRIDVIEGTLAKAFGTLGGYITARAPIVDAVRSYAPGFIFTTAMPPAIAAAACCSVRHLKQSQSERVGQQRQSERTKQVLSDAGLPVMPSETHIVPLFVGDPDLCKKASDILLDTHGIYIQPINYPTVPRGTERLRITPTPFHDDKLVDGLCEALKDVWQQLKLPLIEPGTFHDLTKQPEQQVFQAVGG
- a CDS encoding LysE family translocator, whose product is MLFSFETLGLFIVTSAVLGFAPGPDNIFILTQSALSGRKVGLVVTLGLCTGILVHTMLVAVGVSVIFRTSEIAFTILKLAGASYLAYLAFQAFRAGASELGSGTGKPTTLNMRRLYMRGILMNVTNPKVAVFFLAFLPQFADPSRGAVSLQLFMLGIIFDIVTLLVFSLISLCAGYLGDWLRKTRGAQIALNYIAGTIFLALAFRLVTTRFSNG
- a CDS encoding DedA family protein, with protein sequence MIDIILALIPTYGLWVIFATLALGAMAVPLPSSMLMIAAGSFASSGDINLYMALAAAYVGFLLGDQMAFHVAHLAGPGLMDRFRKSARVAPMVDRAERLLDKRGVLAVLIAHTVASPVGPWVNYLCGAARMKWLHFSLASLIGAACWVAAYGLVGYYFADRLADLAQLANDGMGFVAAFAVAAAAAWWLRISWKKYREKMQSEDRLEEDSVSSADEQGLNA